Proteins encoded in a region of the Bacteroidales bacterium genome:
- a CDS encoding OmpH family outer membrane protein: protein MKNLVKTTVVILMVFCAVNVFAQAKVKLGHINSDSLLKLMPGRDSAIAKIQAEAAVYQKLLATMNSEYETKASEYQTNYTTLSELIKQTKLAELQDLQTRIEKFQTDASDSLQKKQTSLLQPIIDKAKKAIEEVAKENGFTYVFDSALGVILYSTETDDIMPLVKKKLGIK from the coding sequence ATGAAAAATTTAGTAAAAACTACTGTTGTTATCCTGATGGTTTTCTGTGCCGTTAACGTATTTGCTCAAGCTAAAGTTAAACTTGGTCACATTAATTCCGATTCATTATTAAAGCTGATGCCGGGAAGAGATTCTGCTATTGCTAAAATACAGGCAGAAGCTGCTGTGTATCAAAAATTACTTGCTACTATGAATTCAGAATACGAAACTAAAGCATCTGAATACCAAACAAATTATACTACTTTATCTGAATTAATAAAACAAACAAAACTTGCAGAATTACAGGATTTACAAACTCGTATCGAAAAATTCCAGACTGATGCTTCCGATTCATTGCAGAAAAAACAGACATCACTGCTTCAACCTATTATTGATAAAGCTAAAAAAGCTATAGAAGAAGTGGCTAAAGAAAATGGGTTTACTTATGTTTTCGACAGTGCTCTCGGAGTTATTCTTTACTCTACAGAAACAGATGATATCATGCCTTTAGTAAAAAAGAAATTAGGAATAAAATAA